The nucleotide sequence GCAGGTCTCCAGTAAGGGTCCTCAGGGACAGATGTACAGAATGGCAGACTGAAGTTATCCACCACCCCAGTCCTCACAGAAAAATCTTCCTCCAACTCAGGGAAGGCGATATCAATGACTTCTCACTCCTTCCCCCTAATGGCAAGCCCAGGGGACCATATTTATCACCAGCAAGTGATTTGATGATTTGATGACTGCCCCCGTCCCTAGCCCAGATGGATGCTCCAGGCTTCTTCAGCCTGTTGCTGGATTTATTGAACCAGCATTTAACTAGAAGTCTTTCAAACGCACAACTTGAACACCTGGAGGTGTCACTTTGAACCAGGAACACTGGGCAGGTAGGCAGGGAGACAGTCACCCACACAACCACACAGGAGTGAGGGACAGGAAAGGCCCCACTGGGAGGCCACGACCTGGAGCTGCAGTTACCATCCCCATGGTGAGGAAGTTTGAGTCTGGAGCCCAGACTCCCAAACCCAGCAgttttatacctaggtatttcttccttccctgtgaCTGTCCCTCAAACACACAGGGTGACTTCTTGAGGAAGGAAAGGGGGCTAGAGGCACAGAGGCTGAACGGGAGCGGCGGGGGTTATGGCAGGAAGAGCGTCTTTTTGTTGGCACCCCTCTCTGCTTAGACTGGGCCAAGCTTCTCTTCCAACAGCGCTGGTTCTGCTCAGACGATGCACGTCCAGCGCGCGCCAAGCCAGGCCAGGTGCCTCGCGCTGGCCTTCAGACCTCACCGGCGGGCCTCCCGGCATGAGGGCCGAGCCCGCCGCCGTCGGGGAAGATGGcgagtgggagggagaagaattCCGGCCCCTGGAGCCAGGGAAGTTTTCGGCTGGAGGCGGAGCCTGCAGAGACCCGCCGGGCGCCCCCTGTCCGTCCCGCTGCTCACAGGGCGGCTCCGCGCCAGCCAATCAGGGCGGCCTGGCCGGGCGTTGCCCCAGCAACCGAGGATAAAAGAGCCGCGCTCTGCAGGTCCCGCACACTTCTGGTTCTGATACAGACTCAGAAAGAATCCACCATGGTGCTGTCTTCTGACGACAAGGCCAACATCAAGGCTGCCTGGAGCAAGGTTGGCGGCCATGGTGCCGAGTATGGCGCGGAGGCCCTAGAGAGGTGAGGATCCCCCGCTTCCCCTGCCAACATCCAGCAGTCCGACGCCGCCGTACAGCCCAGCAGGCAACCCTAAGCGTCCTCGCTCCAGGCTGTCCCCACCCCTGCTCACTTACCGTTTCTCCCCGCAGGATGTTCCACAGCTTCCCCACCACCAAGACCTACTTCCCGCACTTTGACTTAAGCCACGGCTCCGCCCAGATCAAGGTCCATGGGAAAAAAGTGGCGGAAGCGCTGACCAACGCCTCGAACCACCTAGACG is from Castor canadensis chromosome 17, mCasCan1.hap1v2, whole genome shotgun sequence and encodes:
- the LOC109694758 gene encoding hemoglobin subunit alpha, whose translation is MVLSSDDKANIKAAWSKVGGHGAEYGAEALERMFHSFPTTKTYFPHFDLSHGSAQIKVHGKKVAEALTNASNHLDDLYSALSDLSDLHAHKLRVDPVNFKLLSHSLLVTLANHHPNEFTPSIHASLDKFFAAVGTVLTSKYR